In a single window of the Massilia oculi genome:
- a CDS encoding DUF4214 domain-containing protein, which translates to MSESRVIITAVADRAISEFRRFREQATDALETVSQAGGVIGGVLGAVGASLSIAAFTGWIKGAIDATDAASDLSQRIGVAVEDLAGLELAFQMGGMEASALEGAMTKLSKQIVDNGDAFAKLGISSKNLDGSFKSNKDMLYELADEFAGMEEGVQKVALAQEVFGKSGAAMLPLLNGGSEGLREMDAMARQLGLSLSEEAVEQAGSFNDTLDLLMLGTQGVARGVAAELLPTLSTLAGQFLKTATQGDTLRNTAQFLASGLKLLYTVGVGIVEVFSTVGKTLGAGAAQLVAFIQGDFKMAAEIGRQWQADIGKSWSDTASSIAAAWGASGDASVEEMAAIVRHGTVLGKSAAEIAAETKKLNQEQQAQAKLLAELSGLSGTFSQEWEALSKAYANGTISVDQLTKAQADLLAKQPAIKAANDAAAKAAADEKKLLDEATAAVDRDIDGIVKQTDALELKIRTYGMLPEAITDVQIAELEAAKQSLALSDAGVADIQRRIDALKGLRNAQAAATVHDAEIEAVKKLADEGKRMAETIESSLTDALLRGFENGKGFAENLVDTLKNMFNTLVLRPVIQGVLQPVSGTLNGLGQSVLNQFGLGAAPGAAGAGSGGIGSTISSVKGIYDAMQGGFAALGDTVAGFAQNIMSSMGYTPLASQGLATAGGQALTPVAQGLGTAAGIAGGVVGGVMGGRAISNGFSALGGSGNSTVNAGAAIGAAVGTIVGPLGTALGSLVGGLLGGAVNRMFGHKPKEVVGSNLAGTLGESGFDGKVIQEWKQKGGWFRSDKSGFDRVDVAPEMDQALSDAYGVMKVTTRAFAEALGADATSIASRTDALNIAIGKTDAETQANITAYFEGLANTMATDLIPELVNFQLKGEAASATLQRLATNYAVVDDALTGIGMAFGQVGIASLGARERLLEAAGGLDSFSANTAYFHQNFLTQGERNAPVLKLVTEQLAALGYVDVDTREEFKNIVLGLDLATEAGAKQFSALMNLQAGFAQLYPTTESLTAAIREQEAAAARTAEEQRRAAEETRQAALSVAAGLLAGVDGAYDVLQQVTARQIAALQEDIEIRSASVAKLKSLTSALRSAFDGMQTAEQQEASRVNARSELAAVLALARAGGTLPDPDALQRTLANLGRGPSMDSFSSYLDYQREVFSTQVDLDALADLSDAALSVEERSLKALEEQVRRYESMLQHEQEQIAELKGLRTIGLSIADALKALHGAMLAAQQNPVVSAGAAINNAYQTHLGRAPDAAGLEWWKNAAAGGTPVSQIVDGIANSTEADLNRLYESVLGRAPDAEGLAFWMKAYGPNMDAAEKADFLNVAKGTDEYKKRNTVPGFAAGGMHTGGLRLVGENGPELEVTGPARIWSNQQTADMLGGTRSDNNDGAALAAEIRALREEVRQLREANSAENRAIAKSAQATAEHLDAAIYGDTPLAMKVVSDDRS; encoded by the coding sequence GTGAGCGAATCTCGAGTAATCATCACAGCCGTTGCCGATCGCGCAATTTCCGAGTTCCGTCGGTTCCGCGAGCAAGCAACCGACGCCTTGGAGACGGTCTCGCAAGCTGGTGGCGTCATCGGCGGCGTGCTTGGCGCGGTAGGGGCTTCGCTGTCGATCGCGGCTTTCACCGGCTGGATCAAGGGTGCGATCGACGCTACTGACGCGGCGAGCGACCTGTCACAACGGATCGGCGTTGCGGTGGAAGACCTGGCCGGCCTCGAGCTGGCCTTCCAGATGGGGGGCATGGAAGCGAGCGCCCTCGAAGGGGCGATGACGAAGCTGTCCAAGCAGATCGTCGACAACGGTGACGCGTTCGCAAAGCTCGGCATCAGCTCGAAGAACCTGGACGGTTCGTTCAAGAGTAACAAAGATATGCTGTACGAGCTGGCGGATGAGTTCGCCGGCATGGAGGAGGGCGTCCAGAAGGTGGCCCTCGCCCAGGAGGTGTTCGGCAAGTCAGGGGCCGCCATGCTCCCGCTGCTCAACGGCGGTTCCGAGGGCTTGCGCGAGATGGATGCGATGGCGCGCCAGCTCGGCCTGTCGCTGAGCGAAGAAGCGGTCGAGCAAGCCGGATCCTTCAACGATACCTTGGACCTGCTGATGCTCGGAACTCAGGGTGTGGCTCGGGGCGTGGCGGCAGAACTGCTGCCGACGCTGAGCACCCTTGCTGGCCAATTCCTCAAGACCGCCACGCAGGGCGACACCCTCAGGAACACCGCCCAGTTCCTTGCCTCCGGACTCAAGCTACTCTACACCGTCGGCGTCGGTATCGTCGAGGTATTCTCGACGGTCGGCAAGACCCTTGGTGCGGGGGCTGCCCAGCTGGTCGCGTTTATTCAGGGCGATTTCAAAATGGCAGCGGAGATCGGCCGCCAGTGGCAAGCCGACATCGGCAAGAGCTGGTCGGACACGGCAAGCTCGATTGCGGCCGCCTGGGGCGCCAGCGGTGACGCCTCTGTGGAAGAGATGGCCGCTATCGTGCGCCATGGAACCGTGCTCGGCAAGAGCGCGGCCGAGATCGCGGCCGAAACCAAGAAACTGAACCAGGAGCAGCAGGCGCAAGCCAAACTGCTGGCCGAGCTGTCTGGCCTGAGTGGAACCTTTTCCCAGGAATGGGAGGCGCTCAGCAAGGCGTATGCGAACGGCACTATCTCGGTCGATCAGCTGACGAAGGCACAGGCCGATTTGCTTGCCAAACAGCCGGCAATCAAAGCTGCAAACGATGCGGCTGCGAAGGCTGCTGCAGATGAGAAAAAGCTGCTGGACGAGGCCACTGCCGCGGTTGACCGTGATATCGATGGAATCGTCAAGCAGACCGACGCCCTGGAACTGAAGATCCGCACCTACGGCATGCTGCCGGAGGCGATCACTGATGTCCAGATTGCCGAGCTCGAGGCAGCGAAGCAGTCGCTCGCCTTGTCCGATGCTGGCGTTGCCGACATCCAGCGCAGGATCGATGCATTGAAAGGCCTGCGCAATGCCCAGGCCGCTGCAACCGTCCACGATGCCGAGATAGAGGCGGTCAAGAAGCTGGCGGATGAAGGCAAGCGTATGGCCGAGACGATCGAGTCGTCCCTGACCGATGCACTGCTGCGCGGCTTCGAGAATGGCAAAGGGTTTGCCGAGAACCTGGTCGACACGCTGAAGAACATGTTCAACACCCTGGTGCTTCGTCCAGTGATCCAGGGTGTGCTACAGCCCGTGTCGGGAACGTTGAACGGACTCGGGCAAAGTGTGCTTAACCAGTTCGGTCTCGGTGCTGCGCCAGGTGCGGCCGGCGCCGGTAGTGGCGGTATTGGGAGCACCATCAGCTCGGTCAAAGGGATCTACGATGCGATGCAGGGCGGCTTCGCCGCCCTGGGGGACACCGTGGCTGGCTTTGCCCAAAACATCATGAGCTCGATGGGCTACACGCCCTTGGCATCGCAAGGTCTGGCAACTGCAGGTGGCCAGGCGCTCACGCCAGTCGCCCAGGGCCTCGGCACGGCGGCGGGGATTGCTGGCGGTGTCGTCGGTGGCGTAATGGGAGGCCGTGCGATCTCGAATGGCTTCTCGGCGCTTGGTGGTTCTGGCAACTCGACTGTGAACGCTGGCGCAGCGATTGGCGCCGCTGTCGGCACGATTGTTGGCCCACTGGGGACGGCCCTCGGCTCCCTGGTCGGTGGCCTGCTCGGCGGGGCCGTAAATCGCATGTTCGGCCATAAGCCAAAGGAAGTCGTGGGCAGCAATCTCGCCGGCACTCTGGGTGAGAGCGGCTTCGACGGCAAGGTGATCCAGGAATGGAAGCAGAAGGGCGGTTGGTTCCGCAGCGATAAATCCGGTTTCGATCGCGTGGACGTGGCACCAGAAATGGACCAGGCGTTGTCCGATGCCTACGGCGTCATGAAGGTTACTACTCGTGCATTCGCCGAGGCGCTCGGGGCAGACGCGACCAGCATCGCCAGTCGTACCGACGCCCTCAATATCGCGATTGGCAAGACCGACGCCGAAACCCAGGCGAACATCACCGCTTACTTCGAGGGGCTGGCCAATACCATGGCCACCGACCTGATTCCGGAGCTGGTGAATTTTCAGCTGAAAGGGGAGGCGGCGTCGGCCACGCTGCAGCGTCTTGCCACGAACTATGCCGTGGTGGATGACGCGCTGACCGGTATTGGTATGGCATTCGGTCAAGTTGGTATTGCGTCCCTGGGAGCGCGTGAGCGTCTCCTCGAGGCTGCTGGGGGACTCGACTCATTTTCGGCAAACACCGCTTACTTCCATCAGAACTTCCTGACGCAAGGGGAGCGAAACGCGCCGGTGTTAAAACTGGTGACCGAGCAGCTTGCAGCCCTTGGTTATGTTGACGTCGACACCCGCGAGGAGTTCAAGAATATTGTCTTGGGTCTCGACCTCGCGACGGAGGCGGGAGCAAAGCAATTCTCAGCGCTGATGAACCTGCAGGCCGGTTTTGCGCAGCTATATCCGACAACCGAGTCGCTGACTGCGGCGATCAGGGAGCAAGAAGCGGCGGCGGCGCGCACGGCGGAGGAGCAGCGGCGAGCGGCTGAGGAAACGAGGCAGGCCGCGTTGAGCGTGGCGGCTGGGCTTCTTGCTGGCGTTGATGGTGCTTACGATGTGCTGCAGCAGGTAACGGCACGGCAGATCGCGGCCCTGCAGGAAGACATCGAGATCCGCAGCGCGTCTGTCGCCAAGCTGAAAAGCCTGACCAGCGCGCTGCGCAGTGCATTTGACGGCATGCAAACCGCCGAGCAGCAAGAGGCGAGTCGAGTCAATGCGCGAAGCGAACTGGCTGCTGTGCTGGCACTTGCCCGTGCAGGTGGGACGTTGCCGGATCCGGACGCGCTGCAGCGCACGTTGGCGAATTTGGGGCGCGGCCCTTCCATGGATTCGTTCAGCAGCTACCTCGATTACCAGCGTGAGGTGTTTTCGACTCAAGTAGATCTCGATGCCTTGGCCGACCTCTCTGATGCTGCATTGTCTGTCGAAGAGCGAAGCCTTAAGGCGCTCGAGGAGCAGGTCAGACGATACGAGAGCATGCTGCAACACGAGCAGGAGCAGATTGCCGAATTGAAGGGGCTGCGCACGATCGGCCTGTCGATCGCGGATGCGCTAAAAGCACTGCACGGAGCGATGCTGGCGGCGCAGCAGAACCCGGTGGTCTCGGCTGGCGCCGCCATCAACAACGCGTACCAGACGCACCTCGGCCGGGCGCCGGATGCTGCGGGGTTGGAGTGGTGGAAGAACGCTGCCGCCGGTGGCACGCCTGTTTCGCAGATCGTCGACGGCATCGCCAACTCTACCGAGGCGGACCTCAATCGCCTGTACGAGAGCGTCCTGGGGCGTGCCCCCGATGCAGAAGGACTTGCGTTCTGGATGAAGGCCTACGGACCGAACATGGACGCCGCAGAGAAGGCGGATTTCCTGAATGTCGCTAAGGGCACTGACGAATACAAGAAGCGAAACACTGTCCCCGGCTTCGCGGCCGGCGGCATGCATACCGGCGGCCTGCGGCTTGTGGGTGAGAACGGTCCTGAGCTCGAAGTAACTGGGCCAGCAAGGATCTGGAGCAATCAGCAGACTGCGGACATGCTGGGAGGCACCCGTTCCGATAACAACGACGGTGCTGCGCTCGCAGCCGAGATCCGTGCGCTTCGCGAGGAAGTCCGGCAGTTGCGAGAAGCGAACAGTGCGGAGAATCGTGCGATCGCGAAGAGCGCTCAGGCCACGGCCGAGCACCTGGATGCAGCAATTTATGGCGATACGCCTCTCGCAATGAAAGTGGTTTCCGATGATCGTTCTTGA
- a CDS encoding DUF1799 domain-containing protein encodes MLQRLRQGDERRSKKLAQVARYAALGWIVDEDQEELDDEAVSEAAAAFGLAPVYERQRAEPLYLWPECVKAWNFFQAVSTQWVVGPGGAVGLNYQSVLVVRDAWKIRRKEWPKLFSEVQAMERATLSGWSERKK; translated from the coding sequence GTGCTTCAACGCCTTCGCCAAGGAGACGAGCGCCGAAGCAAAAAACTAGCGCAGGTCGCGCGCTACGCGGCCCTGGGCTGGATCGTCGACGAAGACCAGGAGGAGCTGGACGACGAGGCTGTCAGCGAGGCCGCGGCGGCATTCGGCTTGGCGCCGGTCTATGAGCGGCAACGGGCCGAACCTCTCTACCTTTGGCCTGAATGTGTCAAGGCCTGGAACTTCTTCCAGGCCGTGTCGACCCAGTGGGTCGTCGGGCCAGGCGGCGCGGTTGGTCTGAATTACCAGAGCGTCCTCGTGGTGCGCGATGCGTGGAAGATCAGGCGCAAGGAATGGCCCAAGTTGTTTTCGGAAGTGCAAGCGATGGAGCGCGCGACCTTGTCAGGATGGAGTGAACGAAAGAAGTGA
- a CDS encoding head-tail joining protein, whose product MFDQLEARLNRLAMDRLSNAIARIPGVEGDIPVIFDAEYRNGMVGMGMGAAAPQMVIANDRVPADFDEIRITVNGAAWKVADCQADSYLPTGLSLVLLEKA is encoded by the coding sequence ATGTTCGATCAGCTCGAAGCCCGCCTGAACCGGCTCGCGATGGACCGCCTGTCGAATGCCATTGCGCGGATCCCCGGCGTCGAGGGTGACATCCCCGTCATCTTCGACGCCGAGTACAGGAACGGCATGGTCGGTATGGGCATGGGCGCGGCGGCGCCGCAAATGGTCATCGCCAACGACCGGGTGCCGGCCGACTTCGACGAGATACGCATCACCGTCAACGGCGCGGCATGGAAGGTGGCCGACTGCCAGGCCGACAGCTATCTGCCGACTGGCCTGAGCCTGGTCCTCCTGGAGAAGGCATGA
- a CDS encoding DUF2190 family protein, translated as MAKNYVQEGDVLDYTTGTDPVASGLMVTMGKRVGIALGDIPAHSTGSVAVTGVWNVAKVPTEVVAQGDELYWDSGDFRLTKTADAAHELAGYAAAPAGNGDATVRIKINA; from the coding sequence ATGGCAAAGAATTACGTGCAAGAGGGCGACGTGCTCGACTACACCACCGGCACCGACCCAGTCGCGTCCGGCCTGATGGTGACGATGGGCAAGCGTGTCGGCATCGCCCTGGGTGATATCCCGGCCCATAGCACCGGCTCGGTGGCTGTTACCGGCGTCTGGAACGTCGCCAAGGTGCCTACCGAGGTTGTCGCCCAAGGCGATGAACTGTACTGGGACTCCGGCGACTTCCGCTTGACCAAGACCGCCGACGCTGCACATGAACTCGCCGGCTACGCGGCGGCGCCGGCAGGCAATGGCGATGCCACTGTCCGCATCAAGATCAACGCGTGA
- a CDS encoding ClpP-like prohead protease/major capsid protein fusion protein translates to MPIANQNQPPKWYTIRARASAAGAVQASSAEILIYGDIGESWYGDTIAAAAFVREVMALDVEQLTVRINSYGGSVTDGIAIHNALKRHKATVTTVVDGIAASIASLIAMAGDTVEMAENAQIMIHAPWGWNSGNSAAMRDYADMLDSWADAMSTTYASKTGGDKAEMLALLTDGKDHWYTAEQALAAKFVDVVVAGLPVAASAQLKDSIKARYASFPQPNTPAASTAPQPQSKESNTMPGTTNPAGTDPALDPAKAAAQAALAADKTRRAGIAAAFASFASLEGVTALQTACADDHDCTVEQANTKLLAHLGKGATPVAGNYIVTLEDERDKFRAGAQASILARGNLDKDDKANNYRGFSLMDLARECLAHAGVSARGMGKMDVVAAAFTQTGSDFPLLLANVADKAMMKGYEEAEETFQLWTSVGTMGDFKPGKRVDLNTFPSLDRIQDGGEYRYAEVGERGETVQLATYGKMFSLTRQTIINDDLDAFTKIPRRMGRAAIRTIGDLVYAILMDNPLMADGKELFHEDHANILAAAGINTASVNAMRARMRTQTDGTARALNIRLAKLLVPVALEGTALVVKDSEYEVGAGAKNNTVPNSARGTFEVISDARLDADPSTWYGAADQNVHDTVEVQYLDGNQAPTLEQQDGWTRDGVEFKVRMDAGVKALDFRTLAVNQGE, encoded by the coding sequence ATGCCCATAGCAAACCAGAACCAGCCGCCGAAGTGGTACACCATCCGCGCCCGCGCAAGCGCCGCGGGTGCAGTGCAGGCTTCCTCGGCGGAGATCCTCATTTACGGCGACATCGGCGAGAGCTGGTACGGCGACACGATCGCGGCGGCTGCCTTCGTGCGCGAAGTGATGGCCCTCGACGTCGAGCAGCTCACCGTGCGCATTAACAGCTACGGCGGCTCGGTGACCGACGGCATCGCAATCCACAACGCGCTCAAGCGTCATAAGGCGACCGTGACGACCGTCGTGGATGGCATTGCCGCATCCATCGCCAGTCTGATCGCCATGGCCGGCGATACCGTCGAGATGGCGGAGAACGCCCAGATCATGATCCACGCGCCGTGGGGCTGGAACTCGGGCAACAGCGCGGCCATGCGCGACTACGCCGACATGCTCGACAGCTGGGCCGACGCGATGTCGACCACCTATGCATCGAAGACCGGCGGCGACAAGGCCGAGATGCTGGCCCTGCTCACCGACGGCAAGGACCACTGGTACACCGCCGAGCAGGCCCTGGCCGCCAAGTTCGTCGACGTCGTGGTCGCTGGTCTGCCGGTCGCCGCCAGCGCGCAACTGAAGGATTCCATCAAGGCGCGGTATGCATCGTTCCCGCAGCCGAATACCCCCGCGGCATCTACCGCGCCTCAACCACAATCGAAGGAGAGCAACACCATGCCAGGCACCACCAACCCGGCGGGCACCGACCCGGCCCTGGATCCAGCAAAAGCTGCAGCACAAGCCGCACTGGCGGCCGACAAAACCCGCCGTGCCGGCATCGCCGCTGCATTCGCATCGTTCGCCAGCCTCGAAGGCGTGACTGCCCTGCAGACGGCCTGCGCTGACGATCACGACTGCACCGTCGAGCAGGCGAACACCAAGCTGCTGGCCCACCTGGGCAAGGGCGCGACGCCGGTCGCCGGCAACTACATCGTCACTCTGGAAGACGAGCGCGATAAATTCCGCGCCGGCGCCCAAGCTTCGATCCTGGCGCGCGGCAACCTGGACAAGGACGACAAGGCGAATAACTATCGCGGCTTTTCGCTGATGGACCTGGCGCGCGAATGCCTGGCCCACGCCGGCGTCAGCGCGCGCGGCATGGGCAAGATGGACGTGGTCGCGGCCGCATTCACGCAGACCGGTTCGGACTTCCCGCTGTTGCTGGCCAATGTCGCCGACAAGGCCATGATGAAGGGCTACGAAGAAGCGGAAGAAACGTTCCAGCTGTGGACCTCGGTCGGCACCATGGGCGACTTCAAGCCGGGCAAGCGTGTCGACCTGAACACCTTCCCCTCGCTGGACAGGATCCAGGACGGCGGCGAGTACCGCTATGCCGAGGTCGGCGAGCGTGGTGAAACCGTCCAGCTGGCGACCTACGGCAAGATGTTCTCGCTGACCCGCCAGACCATCATCAACGACGACCTGGACGCATTCACCAAGATCCCGCGTCGCATGGGTCGCGCCGCGATCCGCACGATCGGTGACCTGGTGTACGCGATCCTGATGGACAACCCGCTGATGGCCGATGGCAAGGAGCTGTTCCACGAAGACCACGCCAACATCCTGGCCGCAGCAGGCATCAACACGGCCTCTGTCAATGCCATGCGCGCCCGGATGCGTACGCAAACCGATGGCACTGCGCGCGCGCTGAATATCCGTCTGGCCAAGCTGCTGGTGCCGGTGGCCCTGGAAGGCACCGCGCTGGTGGTCAAGGACAGCGAATACGAAGTCGGCGCGGGCGCCAAGAACAACACCGTACCGAACTCGGCACGCGGCACCTTCGAAGTCATCAGCGATGCTCGCCTGGACGCTGATCCTTCCACCTGGTACGGCGCCGCTGACCAGAACGTCCATGACACGGTCGAAGTGCAATACCTCGACGGCAACCAGGCGCCGACTCTGGAGCAGCAGGATGGCTGGACCCGCGACGGCGTCGAGTTCAAGGTGCGCATGGATGCCGGCGTCAAGGCCCTGGACTTCCGCACACTGGCCGTCAATCAGGGCGAATAA
- a CDS encoding phage portal protein, with protein MKVDPKVQLNFFDRAVAFFAPGAGVRRLAARNVLSQYEAAKPSRLRKGRKANGSPNAGSQMGAVGLRGLARHLEANHDIARGALRTLVNNVVGSNGIGIEPQPRRRDGSIHVEYAAALRKAYRDWAQTPEVTQRHHWSKVQRMVAKTWLRDGECFTQRLTGAVPLLDHGSRVPYSLELIEPDLIPFDYDDQARRIRQGIESNTWGKPTGYWAYKEFPGGDSWTKGSYELKRIEAGRMHHIASLDRIGQMRGVSEFASVIGRLEDIKDYEESERIAAKVAASLTAYVKKGSPEHYPDTGDGAAGQARELHFSPGMIIDNLGVGEEIGMIDSNRPNPNLVTFRQGQLRAVAAGLGGSYSSIARDYSGTYSSQRQELVEQWIHYAVLCDEFVGQFVQPTWNDFVLAARLSGVVPMPADVEPQTADDALFVGQSMPWIDPLKEATAWHSLVLDGFASEVEVMRKRGANPRDVIEQVKAHRDECAEKGLVFASNFANTGKAAPPAPPPEDADKDA; from the coding sequence ATGAAGGTCGACCCGAAAGTCCAGCTCAACTTCTTCGATCGGGCGGTCGCATTCTTCGCCCCGGGCGCGGGCGTGCGCCGCCTGGCCGCGCGCAACGTGCTGAGCCAGTACGAGGCGGCTAAGCCGTCGCGTCTGCGCAAGGGGCGCAAGGCCAACGGTTCGCCGAACGCCGGCTCGCAGATGGGGGCGGTGGGTCTGCGAGGCCTGGCCCGCCACCTCGAGGCGAACCACGATATCGCGCGGGGTGCACTGCGCACCCTGGTGAACAACGTTGTGGGCTCGAACGGCATCGGCATCGAGCCGCAGCCGCGGCGCCGCGATGGGTCCATCCACGTCGAGTATGCCGCCGCCTTGAGGAAGGCATACCGCGACTGGGCGCAGACGCCGGAAGTCACGCAGCGGCACCACTGGAGCAAGGTCCAGCGCATGGTAGCCAAGACCTGGCTGCGCGACGGCGAATGCTTTACGCAGCGCCTCACCGGCGCTGTACCGTTGCTCGACCATGGCAGCCGGGTGCCGTACTCGCTCGAGCTGATCGAGCCCGATCTCATCCCGTTCGACTACGACGACCAAGCGCGTAGGATCCGCCAGGGCATCGAGAGCAACACCTGGGGCAAGCCGACCGGCTACTGGGCCTACAAGGAATTCCCCGGCGGCGACAGCTGGACGAAAGGCAGCTACGAGCTCAAGCGTATTGAGGCTGGCCGCATGCACCATATCGCGTCGCTCGACCGTATCGGCCAGATGCGTGGCGTGTCCGAATTCGCCAGCGTCATCGGCCGCCTCGAAGATATCAAGGACTACGAAGAGTCCGAGCGCATCGCCGCCAAGGTGGCAGCGTCCCTGACCGCATACGTCAAGAAGGGCTCGCCCGAGCACTATCCCGACACCGGCGACGGCGCCGCGGGCCAGGCCCGCGAGCTGCACTTTTCGCCGGGCATGATCATCGACAACCTGGGCGTGGGCGAGGAGATCGGCATGATCGACTCCAACCGTCCAAACCCAAACCTGGTCACGTTCCGGCAGGGGCAGTTGCGCGCCGTCGCTGCCGGTCTGGGCGGCAGCTACTCGAGCATCGCGCGCGACTACAGCGGCACCTATTCCTCCCAGCGGCAGGAGCTCGTGGAGCAGTGGATCCACTACGCGGTGCTGTGCGACGAATTCGTCGGCCAGTTCGTGCAGCCGACCTGGAACGACTTCGTGCTGGCCGCACGGCTGTCGGGTGTGGTGCCGATGCCGGCAGACGTGGAGCCTCAGACAGCCGACGACGCGCTCTTCGTTGGCCAGTCGATGCCCTGGATCGATCCGCTGAAGGAGGCAACGGCCTGGCATTCACTTGTCCTGGACGGCTTCGCCAGCGAGGTCGAAGTCATGCGCAAGCGCGGCGCGAACCCGCGAGACGTCATTGAGCAGGTCAAGGCCCATCGCGACGAGTGTGCAGAGAAGGGGCTGGTGTTCGCTTCTAACTTTGCCAACACAGGCAAGGCTGCCCCGCCAGCGCCGCCGCCCGAGGACGCGGACAAGGACGCGTAG
- a CDS encoding Mor transcription activator family protein, with protein MQNENDIVGAFVNLVGATLGLSVFPPEKQQLIDSMLRMQWGGQEVYVKKSNVDPEARAVEIRAKYNGRNRKELMAEYNISRTQFYLVIKGD; from the coding sequence ATGCAAAACGAAAACGACATTGTTGGCGCCTTTGTCAACCTGGTCGGTGCCACGCTCGGCCTGTCGGTGTTCCCGCCGGAGAAGCAGCAGCTGATCGACAGCATGCTCCGGATGCAGTGGGGCGGCCAGGAGGTCTATGTCAAGAAGAGCAACGTGGACCCCGAAGCCAGGGCCGTGGAGATCCGGGCGAAATACAACGGTCGCAACAGGAAGGAGCTGATGGCGGAATACAACATCAGCCGGACCCAGTTCTACTTGGTCATCAAGGGCGACTGA